In the Sarcophilus harrisii chromosome 3, mSarHar1.11, whole genome shotgun sequence genome, one interval contains:
- the ZNF865 gene encoding zinc finger protein 865, whose protein sequence is MSPVGRGYTQSAVELGFEPSSSDIPVSTTAGPKDEVDDSACKGRGPAHAPPLFDAAFPAPQWGIVDLSGHQHLFGNLKRPGTAGGPGAGPVTPGPLPSPSPGPPGAPGSGELGAGAKDDKGYFRRLKYLMERRFPCGVCQKSFKQSSHLVQHMLVHSGERPYECGVCGRTYNHVSSLIRHRRCHKDAPPLPGTPQAPPPPPLPPLAPASSAGVDSGPPPPGVAPGAPGAGGEGPFTCPLCWKVFKKPSHLHQHQIIHTGEKPFSCTVCNKSFNRRESLKRHVKTHSADLLRLPCGVCGKAFRDAAYLLKHQAAHAAAAGAPAPRPEYPCDLCGKSYSAPQSLLRHKAAHSAAAAAAAAAAPEVPKDGTTPAPPPTFPPGPYLLPPDPPGDSGEKAAAAAAAAAAVVYGAVSVPLLGAHPLLLGGAGGPAGGGGAGAVGPGAPAPGKTFCCGICGRGFGRRETLKRHERIHTGEKPHQCPVCGKRFRESFHLSKHHVVHTRERPYKCELCGKVFGYPQSLTRHRQVHRLQLPCALATPAGLAPAAGPGAGQASAAAGAAPPEGLSYACSDCGEHFPDLFHVMSHKEAHMAEKPYGCDACGKAFGFIENLMWHKLVHQAAPERLLPPPAPDGPGPDTPAAGLDNGLAGEVGAAVAALAAGEEAGTGVGAGAGPSPGGPERFSCATCGQSFKHFLGLVTHKYVHLVRRTLGCGLCGQSFAGAYDLLLHRRSHRQKRGFRCPVCGKRFWEAALLMRHQRCHTEQRPYRCGVCGRGFLRSWYLRQHRVVHTGERAFKCAVCAKRFAQSSSLAEHRRLHAVARPQRCGACGKTFRYRSNLLEHQRLHLGERAYRCEHCGKAFFYLSSVLRHQRAHEPARPELRCPACLKVFKDPGYFRKHLAAHQGGRPFRCSACGEGFSNTYGLKKHRLIHKAERLGAAAAAGAKES, encoded by the coding sequence CCCCGCCCACGCCCCGCCCCTTTTCGATGCTGCCTTTCCCGCTCCACAGTGGGGGATTGTGGACCTCTCTGGGCACCAGCACCTTTTTGGGAACCTCAAGCGGCCCGGGACGGCGGGCGGGCCCGGGGCCGGGCCGGTCACGCCGGGGCCCCTGCCCAGCCCCAGTCCCGGGCCCCCGGGGGCTCCCGGAAGCGGGGAGCTGGGCGCAGGCGCCAAGGACGACAAGGGCTACTTCCGCCGGCTGAAGTACCTGATGGAGCGGCGCTTCCCCTGTGGGGTCTGCCAGAAGTCCTTCAAGCAGTCCTCGCACCTGGTGCAGCACATGCTCGTGCACTCCGGGGAGCGGCCCTACGAGTGTGGCGTCTGCGGGCGCACCTACAACCACGTCTCCAGCCTCATCCGCCACCGCCGCTGCCACAAGGATGCACCCCCGCTGCCCGGGACCCCGCaggccccgcccccgccgccgcTGCCCCCCCTGGCCCCTGCCTCCTCCGCCGGCGTGGACAGCGGGCCCCCGCCTCCCGGGGTGGCCCCTGGGGCCCCGGGCGCTGGCGGCGAGGGCCCTTTCACCTGCCCCCTGTGCTGGAAAGTCTTCAAGAAGCCCAGCCACCTCCACCAGCACCAGATCATCCACACGGGTGAGAAGCCCTTCTCCTGCACCGTGTGCAACAAGAGCTTTAACCGCCGTGAGAGCCTCAAGCGCCACGTGAAGACGCACTCGGCGGACCTGCTGCGGCTGCCCTGCGGCGTGTGTGGGAAGGCCTTCCGTGATGCCGCTTACCTCCTCAAGCACCAGGCGGCCCACGCGGCCGCTGCCGGAGCCCCGGCGCCCCGGCCCGAGTATCCCTGCGACCTGTGCGGCAAGTCCTACTCAGCCCCGCAAAGCCTGCTGCGACACAAGGCGGCCCACAgtgctgccgccgccgctgccgcggCCGCAGCCCCCGAGGTCCCCAAGGACGGAACGAccccggccccgccccccacCTTCCCCCCTGGGCCCTATCTCCTGCCCCCAGACCCGCCGGGCGACAGTGGAGAGAAGGCGGCGGCGGCCGCGGCCGCAGCTGCAGCCGTGGTCTACGGGGCCGTCTCGGTGCCGCTGCTGGGGGCCCACCCGCTGCTGCTGGGGGGTGCGGGAGGCCCCGCGGGAGGCGGGGGTGCGGGGGCCGTGGGGCCGGGGGCCCCCGCTCCGGGCAAGACCTTCTGCTGCGGGATCTGCGGCCGGGGCTTCGGGCGCCGGGAGACACTGAAGCGCCACGAGCGGATCCACACAGGGGAGAAGCCCCACCAGTGTCCCGTGTGCGGGAAGCGCTTCCGCGAGTCCTTCCACCTGAGCAAGCACCACGTGGTGCACACGAGAGAGCGGCCCTACAAGTGCGAGCTCTGTGGCAAGGTCTTCGGCTACCCGCAGAGTCTCACACGCCACCGCCAGGTGCACCGCCTGCAGCTGCCCTGTGCGCTGGCCACCCCTGCTGGCTTGGCCCCGGCCGCCGGCCCCGGGGCCGGGCAAGCCTCGGCCGCCGCCGGCGCCGCCCCCCCCGAAGGCCTCAGCTACGCCTGTTCGGACTGTGGGGAGCACTTCCCCGACCTCTTCCACGTCATGAGCCACAAGGAGGCGCACATGGCCGAGAAGCCTTACGGCTGCGATGCCTGCGGCAAGGCTTTTGGCTTCATCGAGAACCTCATGTGGCACAAGCTGGTCCACCAGGCGGCCCCCGAGCGCCTCCTGCCGCCCCCGGCCCCTGACGGGCCCGGCCCCGACACCCCGGCCGCCGGCCTGGACAACGGCCTGGCCGGGGAGGTGGGGGCAGCCGTGGCGGCTCTGGCCGCGGGGGAGGAGGCGGGCACGGGAgtcggggcgggggcggggcccaGCCCTGGGGGCCCTGAGCGCTTCAGCTGTGCCACCTGCGGCCAGAGCTTCAAGCACTTCCTGGGGCTGGTGACCCACAAGTACGTGCACCTGGTGCGGCGGACGCTGGGCTGCGGCCTGTGCGGCCAGAGCTTCGCCGGCGCCTACGACCTGCTCCTGCACCGCCGCAGCCACCGCCAGAAGCGCGGCTTTCGCTGCCCCGTGTGCGGCAAGCGCTTCTGGGAGGCGGCGCTGCTGATGCGCCACCAGCGCTGCCACACGGAACAGCGGCCCTACCGCTGCGGCGTCTGTGGGCGGGGCTTCCTGCGCTCCTGGTACCTGCGGCAGCACCGCGTGGTGCACACGGGCGAGCGCGCCTTCAAGTGCGCCGTGTGCGCCAAGCGCTTCGCCCAGTCCTCCAGCCTGGCCGAGCACCGCCGCCTGCACGCCGTGGCCCGGCCCCAGCGCTGCGGCGCCTGCGGCAAGACCTTCCGCTACCGCTCCAACCTGTTGGAGCACCAGCGGCTGCACCTGGGCGAGCGGGCCTACCGCTGCGAGCACTGCGGCAAGGCCTTCTTCTACCTGAGCTCGGTGCTGCGGCACCAGCGGGCCCATGAGCCCGCGCGGCCCGAGCTGCGCTGCCCGGCCTGCCTGAAGGTCTTCAAGGACCCTGGCTACTTCCGCAAGCACCTGGCGGCCCACCAAGGCGGCCGGCCCTTCCGCTGCTCGGCCTGCGGGGAGGGCTTCTCCAACACGTATGGCCTTAAGAAGCACCGTCTGATCCACAAGGCTGAGAGGCTGGGAGCCGCCGCTGCCGCCGGGGCCAAGGAGTCCTGA